GGCCAGTCTCTACAAGTGCATGGACTGAACTGAGATAGGGCCATCTCTACAGGTGGGTCAGCCCACAGAATGTTAAGCCCATACACTCATCCTACAGTTAAACTCATGGTAACTGATGGCATAGTATTTAAAGGAgacattgtagtcccaaaaagcTTCAGACTAGTGCAGTGGTAAGCAGCCATTGGActaaggggactaggctagtcccctaaatgttcccctggtgcctccttcccaaagcccaggaagcttctgcccagtttAGGGATCAAGGCACGATGCTCACATGCCCGACATCAGGACGTCACAGCGTCACACACATAACATTGAACCCCACATGCCTTTGCAAGCCAGTGCCCCTGGCCCTAACTGATCCCCTATGAGAAATTTCACTGCCTGCCACTAGACTAGTGGGGtggcaaaaagcaaaataaaaatcataaaGAATTTGCTGTAAAAAGCCTTAGACTCAAAACTGAGCTTCATTTGGTATTAGAAAACGATTCGGTCACATAACTAGCTAAGCTCTTATTTAATAGAAAACTCAGGACTAGACTACAATGTGCAGAACACCCTAACTCTGATTTAACACAAGTCGTCCAGTATCAGATACAAAAGAGATGTAGAAAAAATGTGTGACAGCACAGGGTTATAAGCACAAATCCCACTACAACCAAAGGTGACAATTAAAAAGGCATGATTGAATCATATGGACACACCCAGATCATATCAAATACAGACCTCAGATTGTcaagaataaaaatacaacagaaaGCATCTACTTCAGATATcataaaagggaggaaagaatggCAGAAGCAGGAGGAACACAGTGGGGGGGGACCACACTGAGCTAGTCATATCTCACACAAGTATTTTAAATGTTATATAGTAAGTTGTTTTGAAACagaatggtttatttacatacctTGATTATTTGTGTTACACACCTGGGACAAAGTCTTTAAAAAAGACCATTGTTGTTTTGTGTGGGATTCCTgagttttgtaaggagaattaCATTAATCATTCCAAAAAAGGCCAAAAAGGAATTTATTTACGATTTGGATTTTATAGCAATAACTATtcaaataaaatgcagcatcagaaagaaagttagaaaacAATTAGTCGAGGCTGACAGAAGTcctaggctgtgatagccaaaggtTTGTTATATTGTATAAAATGGGATGTTATATTTCGGAAACATGTGCAAAACCcataaaaatgagagagagagagagagagagagagagagagagagagagagagagagagagagagaaatagtcaAGAGACTGTCTGTGAGATGGCATATGTCTAGTTAATTGACTATAGAAAAAATTACCAATGCATGGACTGAACTGAGAGAGGGTAAAGTTGATACCCTTCAGGTGGTCATACAGGCAACCTCTTGACACCTGTTAGCACACAGAATGTCAAGTTCATACAATCATTATACAGTAGAGTTCATGGTAATTAATGGAGTTGTATTAAAGGAGACTTGCAGTACCCAAAACACAGTACAAATACAAAGTACAGAGCAAACTGAGATAGAGAAATGCAAGAAAAAAAGTCAGATAAATTTTACACTGGCCTCAAGTGAATGGGGGTATAGATAAAAAGGTTACAGGCTACCCTGTAAGTCAAATATATGATGCTGGAGGACATAAGGAATCAATGGGTATTAAGAAAGCAACAGTAGAATTTTGGTCCAAGCTGGGAATAGATTTGTTTACATGGTGGGGATGTGACTACTTGCTAGTCAGATATTCTTACTCAAATTTGTTTTGATATACAGCTACTGATTCACACTtgtgtgcatgaaagggttaacatGAGCCCTGAGATCAAGTTACAAGTATAGTGGAGTTAGCAGGCTCCTAGCTGCTATTGTCCCTTTCCTCTTGTTTTTCTCTAGCTGCTGCTTCCCGGAACAGGCTAAAGCTGCAATATGGCTctcagctgtaaaaaaaaacaccaagtgaCCTGAATCTTTACAGTATACGTCCTTGCTAACCAAAAGATTGCATTTTCCTTTTTGCAAGGAAATGAAGCTATTTTCTTTTTGAGTCAATTTTCGAGAACACTTTTACTTCTTTAATTTTTGTACTGCCGATGGATAGAGACTTGTTGCTGTAAGGTTTGAAACTCTGTGAGTAAGTATCTTCACATATTTGCAAAACTAAGTGTCTATGATTTATTCTAGCTGAAGTATTTTCACAGGGAATCCAGCtaagttttaatgtgcttggagAAATAACCATTCtgctaactcaggggtcagcaaactttttcagcagggggccagtccactgtccttcagaccttgtggggggggggggcggactatattttgaaaagaaatataaacaaattcctatgccccacaaataacccagagatgcattttaaataaaaggacacattctactcatgtaaaagcatgaggcaggccccacaaataacccagagatgcattttaaataaaatgacacattctactcatgtaaaagcatgaggcaggccccacaaataaccctgatatgcattttaaataaaaagacacattctactcatgtaaaaacatgctgattcctggaccgtctgcgggcttgatttagaaggtgattgggccgcatctggcccccgggccttagtttggggtcacTGTGCTAACTCAATCAAAAGTATCCTGAAATAGTCACACTTGAGAGCTACTTTTTCCCCTGGCATGGACCGTAAGTTTACATCCCAGGTACTTGAGAAAAAATTGTTCATGTTACTTCTAGTCTCAAAAAGTCCCCCTAGTGGGCTGGCAGAAAGTGAAGTGAAAATTATAAGGTATTTGCTGGGGGGACTCAAAACAGATCCTTATTTGGCATTACAAAGTTACAGGGCCACATCCATAGAGCAGGGAAGCTCCCCTGATGAGCTCTTGTTTCATAGAAAACTCAGGACCAGGATACCATGTGTGTTAACACCTTAACTCTGAATTAACACAAGGTGTCCAGTCCCAGATACATCAGCTACTGAGACAAAAGTGATATTGTGGCACAGGGTTATGAACGTAGATTCCTCTGCAGCCAAAGGCGAGGGTTGGATAAATGAAGGTGTCTCAGGGACACATAGGGATGTTGTTAATGAAGAACTAGCTCTCAGACCATATAAAATACAGACCTCAGATGAACAATGCAATAAACAGCATCACCTCCAGATATTCTAAATGGGAGAACACAGTGGGGAACACTGAGCTAGTTATATCTCACACAACTATCAGAAATAAGTCTGAGAAGGTCCAGTTGAAACAAGAAGGTTCCAGAAAGATTTATATGGCATCAACAGCATCACTattaatcatacctgccaagttcctgccagaaaaataagggatcggtcCGGAAGTAGCAGAcaggaagtagcgctgccgccattttggaactgggcggagcatgctcagaagcgacttttgatgctgctctgcccagctccaaaatggccgccacgctgcagccatttgtgaactgggcagagcagcatcaaaagttgcttctgagcatgctccacccagttccaaaatggccaccgtgccagaaaaCGTCtatgcgcatgtccagagactctacACAttcgcagaaggagcctcccccggccggtaagtaaaccgggaaaaaacaaaaaaatccgttttttcagcttggaacagctggaaaaatgggggtttcctgggggatAAGGGAGTCTAGGCAGCTATGCTATTAATAGTATTAAAtaatatggtttttttttaaagaaacaggaaCATAAACAAATCTAAGTGTCGGTGGTTTATTCTAGTTTAAATATTTTCATGAGCAATTTGTTTAAAGGTGGAAGTTCACATCCTTTGATGGATTTGTGTTGGACTCCTGGGACCAAGGCTTAACAAACCCCATTGCTGCTTTTCTTGGGACTCCTGAGTGCAGGCAACAAAGGAACACAATTGCTGATTTGTTTGAGGCTCTTGAGACCAAACTCCCAGGAACATAACTAAAACAATAGTAATAAATTTCCACCCCATGGTAAAATCTTCATTCTGCAAGAGTGTAGAAACATCCTTACTTTCACAGAAGACAATGCAGGTGATtgatttatcatcatcatcatcatcttttatttttacaaaacatCTTAAAGTGATGAAGAAGTGATGAAGAAATTGCATCTGGAAATGTATTTTGGAGGGTTAAATACAAACAATACTACTATTGTGTATTGTGTAGAATGTGAAATCCTGCTCGTTATGTGGTCTCTCCTGAAACCTACACTGCACATAGAAAACCCAAGGACCTGGTTTCCATAACAAGCTAAGCCAAAGCTTAACTCAGTGAGAGTGCATAAATGTTCAACCTCCTGGAAAGAAGATTACAGTCGCCTTGCTCCTCCATGCACCTTTTTACTGTCATCTTAAGCTATACCAGGATTTGACTGAGCACATCATCCAAACCAGGACTAATGGTTAGCCTCTGTCCTCACCAGCCAAGAGCCTATGCATTTGTACATTCATAAGTCTATGCACAGTGTACATTAAGGTTGAAAGCATACAGCAAAGATGAAAACCGTTGAAACCTCCGTGATCCCAACTAGGAAGGAGTTGCAAAGCATTGGGCCCAGAATACTGAATGCATGTCTGCTGGTGAGTATGAGCTATTTGTCTCAGCCATGTGGAACCATTACCAGTGACTCAGTCAAAGACCTCACTGATAAAACAGGGATATTAGGAATCAAGATGTTAAGGtctcctggacccaagttgtgaTGGGCATTGCAATATAAATTAACACCCCCCAAAATGATCTACTTcattcatctactttaattatATACTTATGAAACTACAGTTTATGACAATAATTCTGTTTACactttgtttgtaaatattcaataaagcatttctatttttttaaaataaaatgtttgttaccttgatttccccaccccccagtaagTTTTGCAACTCCTGCATAGTTGTAGGTTTTTGTATCCATTATTCTTTCGTCgattcttctgcttctttccgtTTCTGGGCACATAACCTTCctgccactgtagtagcatacatgaataaatgtcTATAATGTTTGGGTAGTTTTACCCCTATAATTCTCAGAAGAAAAAGGACGACTTAGCAGTCAGatcaacacgactacctacctgtccTTAGCAGTAGTTTATCTTATGATAATTTTGCATTATCGATCTGGAGTTGAAAGCTAACTTCTCCTTTAgatgaatatttattattaaacaattttgTTTACTACTTTCTTTTAAATCTACATCCCACAAACACCACATCCAAAGCAGGATTGGATACCAAATCAGAAAAGGACTTAAACCTATGCTTATCTTCCTGTTTTCTTCTAGAAGCAGCAATCATTTTAATGATGAATGCAAAGATAGGCAATGAATCCTCTGTCTCTGAATTTCTACTCCTGGAGTTTTCAGCTGTACGGGAACTGCAGATTCTacacttctctctcttcctggtATTGTACCTGGCAATTGTATTTGGGAATCTTCTCATCATCTCTGCCGTAGCTTTTGACCACCACCTTCACACtcccatgtacttctttctgATGAACCTGGCCATCCAGGACCTAGGGGCTGTTTCAGTCACCATCCCCAAATCCATCACCAATTCTCTCATGAATATCAGAGACATATCTTATGCTGGATGCATTGCTCAAGTTCtttcattcttattctttttatCATCTGATGTCGCCCTTCTTACAATCATGGCATATGATCGCTATGTTGCCATTTGCAATCCCTTACACTATGAAATGGTGATGAACAGGGCAGCCTGCAAACAAATGGTCTCTGGTGTGTGGGTTGCTGGCCTTCTCAATGCAGTCATGCACACTAGTGCAACTTTTGCAACCCCTTTCTGCTCAAACATTGTCAATCAGTTTTTCTGTGAGATCCCACAGTTACTTACACTTGCCTGTTCTAATTTATACCTTACAGAAATTGGAGCTATAGTGGCGACTACAACAATTGTGTCTGGATGTTTTGTCTTCATTGTTTTCACTTATGTGCACATCTTTACTGCAGTTGGGAAACTCCCTTCTGTTCAGGGAAGGAAAAAGGCCTTCTCCACTTGCATACCTCACCTTGTTGTCTTCTCCATATTTTGTTTCACAGGATGTTTTGCTTACATTAGGCCTCCCTCTAAGACTCCATCTGACCTGGACTTTGCATTAACTGTGATGTATACCATTGTCCCACCCATGTTCAATCCAATAATTTACAGCATGAGGAATAAGGAGATTAAAAATGCTGTATCAAAACTCTTGGGTGTGAAGCGCGCTTCTATGAATATCTTTTCCAGACTTACCCTGAAAAGGTTCCATTTCTCTTCATAGGTCTAAGCATAGGGAACTGGAGAGAGATCATGACCAGTTACAGCTTCTAGATAAATTTTGATATGCAGACACAAAATCTGCCAGGTGTCACAAGGACATCTTGTTTTCCTCCACCTTAGATGTACCAATAATAATTTTGCATCTCTGATCACAAATCATACATTTAGAGAGGGACTGTTTGTCATTTAGTGCATGTCTAACTCTTTCTCTCATGCCACTGCTTTCATCAGGCAATCAGCTTTTCGGTGGATtgtcatttctttttatttaaagctaaagagtgggttttcctggggaaaggagcaaggaaaagaggggggggggacatcaacaTCCTTGGTTTCTAGCTATGGgaaaagcaaaagtgtggatgagcctttgTTTAGGAACTTCGCCCTAGATTCTTGCTAGGTAGTGACACAAATTCCCATTTTAGGCGAAAATAGTCTATCCTAAACTAGTTTTAAACAAGAGCGTTGACTGTGGTTTAAAAGTTCTTTGTGAAGAGTTTTTGCCTGAAACTATTGTGCCCCAAATAAGTAAAGTTTCTAAAatgaagtgttttgttttaagaGAGTGAATATTAACCTGGAATCCTAATTgaatgtaaatatataaaattcTATCTTTGTTCCAGAAGTGCCTCCTCATTACTTTGAACCTTTGGTGGGAGATAATTGGACACAGGGCATCCTTCACATAAGTAGAACAcctggcttttttcttttcttttcttttcttaatttttatttaaaaacaagctAAAAGAAATTATAAATATacacaacattttaaatataaattatataacactgaaagaaaagaagaaaaagaaaaaagaaaaaaactgatTACCAAGGACAATAacgtaaacaaaacaatattaattATATAtccaaataataattataacaaaaa
The window above is part of the Zootoca vivipara chromosome 13, rZooViv1.1, whole genome shotgun sequence genome. Proteins encoded here:
- the LOC118078022 gene encoding olfactory receptor 14A16-like, which produces MKTVETSVIPTRKELQSIGPRILNACLLVRLDTKSEKDLNLCLSSCFLLEAAIILMMNAKIGNESSVSEFLLLEFSAVRELQILHFSLFLVLYLAIVFGNLLIISAVAFDHHLHTPMYFFLMNLAIQDLGAVSVTIPKSITNSLMNIRDISYAGCIAQVLSFLFFLSSDVALLTIMAYDRYVAICNPLHYEMVMNRAACKQMVSGVWVAGLLNAVMHTSATFATPFCSNIVNQFFCEIPQLLTLACSNLYLTEIGAIVATTTIVSGCFVFIVFTYVHIFTAVGKLPSVQGRKKAFSTCIPHLVVFSIFCFTGCFAYIRPPSKTPSDLDFALTVMYTIVPPMFNPIIYSMRNKEIKNAVSKLLGVKRASMNIFSRLTLKRFHFSS